In Providencia rettgeri, the following proteins share a genomic window:
- the proA gene encoding glutamate-5-semialdehyde dehydrogenase yields the protein MLETMGKAARVASWQLAQLSTKQKNAALLQIADLLEQDNAVILAANQKDMAQAKASGMTEALQDRLLLTPERLKSIADDVRKVCQLADPVGQIIDGSQLDSGLNLQRCRVPLGVVGVIYEARPNVTVDVASLCLKTGNAVILRGGKETHHTNLAVVEVIQKALENSGLPADAVQAINNPDRELVAQLLKLDRYVDMLIPRGGAGLHKLCREQSTIPVITGGIGVCHTFVDKSVDFNKAINVIINAKVQRPSACNSLETLLVHKEIANEFLPFLSEKMAQQQVTLHASEKALPLLKEGPANVVDVKPENLVDEWLSLDLNVEIVDDIDAAIDHIRHYGTAHSDAILTESIHQADYFVQCVDSAAVYVNASTRFTDGGQFGLGAEVAVSTQKLHSRGPMGLDALTTYKWIGYGDFLSRP from the coding sequence ATGTTAGAGACAATGGGTAAGGCAGCAAGGGTTGCTTCATGGCAATTAGCTCAGTTAAGCACCAAACAAAAAAATGCAGCATTATTACAAATTGCTGATCTATTAGAACAAGACAATGCCGTTATACTCGCAGCGAATCAAAAAGACATGGCGCAGGCAAAAGCAAGCGGTATGACCGAAGCGTTGCAAGACCGCTTATTATTGACGCCAGAGCGTTTAAAAAGTATTGCTGATGATGTCAGAAAAGTATGCCAATTAGCGGATCCTGTTGGGCAAATCATTGATGGAAGCCAATTGGATAGCGGCTTAAATTTACAGCGCTGTCGTGTCCCATTGGGGGTTGTCGGTGTCATTTATGAAGCTCGCCCTAATGTCACTGTTGATGTGGCCTCGTTATGTTTAAAAACAGGTAATGCGGTCATTTTGCGTGGCGGGAAAGAGACGCATCATACTAACCTTGCGGTGGTGGAAGTTATTCAAAAAGCATTGGAAAATAGCGGCTTGCCAGCAGATGCAGTACAAGCTATTAATAACCCTGACCGTGAATTAGTCGCACAATTACTCAAATTAGATCGCTACGTTGATATGCTAATCCCTCGCGGTGGTGCGGGTTTACATAAATTATGCCGTGAGCAATCAACGATCCCAGTCATTACGGGGGGAATTGGCGTTTGCCACACATTTGTTGATAAATCCGTAGATTTTAATAAAGCGATTAACGTGATTATTAATGCAAAAGTTCAGCGCCCAAGTGCCTGTAATTCACTTGAAACATTATTAGTTCATAAAGAGATTGCGAATGAGTTTTTACCATTTTTAAGTGAAAAAATGGCGCAGCAACAAGTGACATTGCATGCGAGTGAGAAAGCGCTTCCCTTGCTAAAAGAAGGCCCAGCAAACGTTGTTGATGTAAAACCTGAAAACCTTGTTGATGAATGGCTATCACTGGATCTTAACGTCGAAATTGTTGATGATATTGACGCGGCTATCGACCATATTCGCCATTATGGCACCGCACATTCTGATGCTATCTTGACAGAATCCATTCATCAAGCTGACTATTTTGTTCAGTGTGTAGATTCAGCAGCGGTATATGTTAATGCAAGTACGCGTTTTACCGATGGTGGGCAGTTCGGTTTAGGTGCAGAGGTTGCCGTGAGTACGCAAAAACTGCATTCACGTGGCCCTATGGGGTTAGATGCTCTGACAACGTATAAATGGATCGGATATGGCGACTTTTTAAGTCGCCCATAA